The Drosophila mauritiana strain mau12 chromosome 2R, ASM438214v1, whole genome shotgun sequence genome has a segment encoding these proteins:
- the LOC117136480 gene encoding atrial natriuretic peptide receptor 1, which produces MHLLGISIQVFFLMFANCFSAHPNPRRNEITWDDLNKDISLDSTTSLVGFNASDAGLEQRMYERSRESKSPQLSRYTEVGEMSSTMRVYNVGVLMASHLDSPFDLERCGPAVDLALDEINKVFLKPHNITLLKKKGSYPSCSGARAPGLAADMYFQDDVIAFIGPACAFALEPVARLAAYWNKPIITGMGDQPPSSEGELTVTSGILGRIHKWKNENTGMFKDKSKYPTLTRMSYCQCRLILVFASVIRQFNWNHVALLVDRSELFSWTVGKNLEYGLRQEGLLSFVKELNGNEEEVYENYLKDASMYARVVILSVRGVLVRKFMLAAHSLGMTNGEWVFLDVEIFQSEYWGDKGWEMKDEHDAKARKAYEALLRVSLLQPTSPKFQDFADNVRENALYDYNYTFGEGEEVNFFIGAFYDGVYLLGMALNETLTEGGDIRDGVNITRRMWNRTFEGITGHVRIDDNGDRDADYSILDLDPINGKFSVVAHYSGVHKVYSAVHGKKIHWPGGREEPPPDVPPCGFLGNSTDCVGNFSTIMYSLFGLLLFLGLVFLVICLLQKQMKLSKELNNMSWRVRPDDVLIEMGGMFGSKGGLQRLDVENISLQQFGIHSGRASIASFTSLPPQVYTTIGQFKGERVAIKKVNVKKVDLTPQLLWEIKQARDVSHENTVRFVGACIDLPRPTVLILTEYCSRGSLKDVLENEAIELDWNFRMSLIHDIVKGMNYLHNSDVAAHGKLRSCNCLIDGRFVLKISDFGLRTLTTPSDFVRDQNYYLKLLWIAPELLPLTTIPGCCPATQRGDVYSFGIILEEIVNRGGPYQEARQQMDVHTILHKVRQCNGFRPLIRERECPPDLLELMEKCWADNQEERPTFSTIRSNIRTIMKGFCENLMDDLLNRMEQYANNLESLVEEKTRQLSLEKQRTEELLYQILPRPVAQQLMAGDLVEPEEFSSVTIYFSDIVGFTELCARSSPMDVVNFLNDLYSTFDRIIGFYDVYKVETIGDAYLVVSGLPEPNGDKHAREIALMALDILRAVSSFNLRHKPEYKIQIRIGMHSGSVCAGVVGKKMPHYCLFGDTVNTASRMESTGQPGKIHVSSATKAILDKFGTFQMEQRGDVELKGKGTVTTYWLNSTSEGEARPPTPQILTTDEVPFPLLFAGMGK; this is translated from the exons ATGCACCTGCTTGGGATCAGCATCCAGGTCTTCTTCCTGATGTTCGCCAACTGCTTTAGTGCCCATCCCAATCCCAGGCGCAATGAGATTACCTGGGATGATCTGAACAAGGATATTAGTCTGGACTCCACTACATCCTTGGTGGGGTTCAATGCCAGTGATGCGGGCCTAGAGCAAAGAATGTACGAGAGGAGCAGGGAATCCAAATCCCCGCAGCTTTCTAGATACACTGAGGTGGGCGAAATGAGCTCCACAATGCGTGTCTACAACGTGGGGGTTCTGATGGCTTCTCATTTGG ATTCTCCATTCGATCTGGAGCGTTGTGGACCGGCCGTGGACTTGGCCTTGGATGAGATCAATAAGGTTTTCCTAAAGCCTCACAACATAACACTACTGAAAAAGAAGGGAAG CTATCCATCCTGTTCGGGTGCTCGGGCACCTGGACTGGCTGCGGACATGTACTTCCAGGACGACGTAATCGCGTTTATTGGACCAGCCTGCGCCTTTGCCCTTGAGCCGGTGGCACGTTTGGCCGCCTATTGGAACAAGCCCATCATCACCGGCATGGGAGATCAG CCGCCTTCCTCGGAAGGTGAGCTGACGGTCACTTCCGGAATCCTGGGAAGGATACACAAGTGGAAGAACGAGAATACG GGCATGTTCAAGGATAAGTCTAAGTACCCGACGCTCACCCGGATGTCCTACTGCCAGTGCCGACTCATCCTGGTCTTCGCCAGCGTCATTCGGCAGTTCAACTGGAATCACGTGGCCCTGCTGGTGGACAGATCGGAGCTCTTCTCGTGGACGGTTGGCAAGAATCTGGAGTACGGTCTGCGGCAGGAAGGACTCTTGAGCTTCGTCAAGGAGCTCAACGGCAACGAGGAGGAGGTTTATGAAAACTATCTGAAGGATGCCAGCATGTATGCAAGAG TGGTCATCCTGTCGGTTCGCGGCGTTCTGGTGCGAAAATTCATGTTGGCAGCCCATAGCCTGGGCATGACCAATGGCGAGTGGGTGTTCCTGGACGTGGAGATCTTTCAGAGCGAGTACTGGGGCGACAAGGGTTGGGAGATGAAGGATGAGCACGATGCCAAGGCGCGGAAGGCATACGAAGCCCTCCTAAGGGTTAGTCTCCTGCAACCGACCAGTCCCAAGTTCCAGGACTTTGCCGACAATGTGAGGGAGAATGCGCTCTACGATTACAACTACACGTTTGGCGAGGGCGAGGAGGTGAACTTCTTCATTGGAGCCTTCTACGATGGCGTCTACCTGCTGGGAATGGCCTTGAACGAGACACTCACCGAGGGTGGTGACATCCGGGATGGGGTCAACATCACCAGGCGGATGTGGAATCGCACCTTTGAAGGAATCACGGGGCACGTGCGCATCGATGACAACGGTGACCGGGATGCGGATTACTCCATTCTCGATCTGGATCCCATAAATGGAAAATTCTCCGTTGTGGCCCATTATTCCGGTGTTCACAA AGTATATTCGGCTGTTCATGGCAAGAAGATACATTGGCCTGGTGGTCGTGAGGAGCCACCGCCGGATGTGCCACCCTGTGGCTTCCTGGGCAATTCTACAGACTGCGTCGGAAACT TTTCTACCATTATGTACTCTTTGTTTGGATTGCTCCTTTTCCTGGGTCTGGTTTTTCTGGTCATCTGTCTTCTGCAAAA GCAGATGAAGCTCAGCAAGGAGCTGAACAATATGTCCTGGCGCGTGCGACCCGATGATGTTCTGATCGAGATGGGCGGCATGTTTGGTTCGAAGGGAGGTTTGCAGCGCCTGGATGTGGAGAACATCTCGCTGCAGCAGTTTGGTATCCACTCGGGACGTGCCTCGATAGCCAGCTTCACGTCGCTGCCGCCGCAAGTGTACACCACCATTGGCCAGTTCAAGGGCGAACGGGTGGCCATCAAAAAGGTGAACGTGAAGAAGGTGGACCTGACTCCGCAGCTCCTCTGGGAGATCAAGCAGGCGCGTGATGTGAGCCACGAGAATACGGTGCGTTTCGTGGGCGCCTGCATCGATCTGCCGCGTCCCACCGTGCTCATCCTCACCGAATATTGCTCGAGGGGCAGTCTGAAGGATGTGCTGGAGAACGAGGCCATCGAACTGGACTGGAACTTCCGCATGTCTCTCATCCACGACATCGTCAAGGGCATGAACTATCTGCACAATAGCGATGTGGCTGCCCATGGAAAGCTGAGGTCCTGCAATTGCCTGATAGACGGAAGATTCGTTCTCAAGATCTCCGACTTTGGACTGAGAACGCTGACCACGCCCTCTGACTTTGTGCGGGATCAGAACTATTACCTCA AGCTCTTGTGGATTGCCCCCGAACTGCTTCCACTGACCACCATACCCGGTTGCTGTCCAGCCACGCAGCGCGGCGATGTGTACTCCTTTGGCATTATTTTGGAGGAGATTGTTAACCGTGGTGGACCCTACCAGGAGGCGCGCCAGCAGATGGACGTTCACACGATCCTGCACAAGGTGCGCCAGTGCAATGGATTCCGTCCGCTCATCAGAGAGCGCGAGTGTCCTCCTGATCTGCTGGAGCTGATGGAAAAGTGCTGGGCAGACAACCAGGAGGAGCGGCCCACATTCTCCACCATACGCAGTAATATCCGCACCATAATGAA AGGCTTCTGCGAGAATCTGATGGATGATCTACTGAATCGCATGGAGCAGTATGCCAACAATCTCGAGAGTCTCGTGGAGGAGAAAACCCGCCAGTTGAGCCTGGAAAAGCAGCGCACGGAGGAGCTGCTCTACCAGATCCTACCGCGTCCTGTGGCCCAGCAACTGATGGCCGGCGATCTCGTGGAGCCGGAGGAGTTCAGCAGCGTGACCATATACTTTAGTGACATCGTTGGCTTCACCGAACTATGCGCCCGCAGCAGTCCCATGGACGTGGTCAACTTCCTGAACGACTTGTATAGCACCTTTGACCGGATCATTGGCTTCTACGACGTCTACAAAGTGGAAACGATTGGTGATGCCTATCTGGTGGTTTCTGGACTGCCGGAGCCCAATGGTGACAAGCATGCCCGTGAGATTGCTCTAATGGCCCTGGACATCCTACGAGCAGTCAGCTCCTTCAATCTTCGCCATAAGCCGGAATACAAGATACAGATTCGCATTGGCATGCATTCGGGTTCCGTGTGCGCCGGAGTCGTGGGCAAGAAGATGCCGCACTACTGTTTGTTTGGCGACACGGTCAACACGGCGTCGAGAATGGAGAGCACTGGCCAGCCGGGCAAGATACACGTGTCCTCggccaccaaggccatcctgGACAAGTTCGGCACCTTCCAAATGGAGCAGCGCGGCGATGTCGAGCTGAAGGGCAAGGGCACGGTCACCACCTACTGGTTGAATAGCACCTCCGAAGGCGAGGCACGTCCTCCGACTCCGCAGATCCTCACCACCGACGAGGTGCCCTTCCCGCTGCTCTTCGCCGGCATGGGAAAGTAG
- the LOC117137231 gene encoding fukutin-related protein has translation MKVFRLRLVKLLLLGFLLANLVFLYYTWNTLLWRRISTALSGESLPAEEPPKAAKLSPKEKLRNANKHIRKSITIVFYGHYNFEQDLKASIDSILDVIPNMPILVLQDGGAEYAYPPVNYERNLTAGEERTVLFQSLSFDVRRTRQELNPLASIRTKYVLIMPDGVRLSSKNILQKILREINSMGLPGQPKEQRPPVPPEQLVRRMVLVPFAGNLKSFSSCIKMNLDLPDWTLELVATNDTRRCDLFLQKHAILLDAAALGAMPEPFSLPFPEMLYMQAKIANLSTTVFPQAFQEGRRLFASFHTKQRRMDLRRRQFREMYKKLQIKRIVRRAYRVPGKAQAREVWGQGHGLVLDGQFSSSNTSLPLITDIDLFGCERTTKSCIGSVYNERPYYSYLGKHTPPCCLDKLRTTFNHVLEEFENVGIRYWLDNRALQSAIETNHLSPDAYDIDISFNVQDLERSNAMKKSQSKPYVDNEGFYWIKATDGHHFRVQFSKPNQVGVNLLPYSISGTEAKASGFFGWKARSFSADYLHPMSTVLFLGKSVMCPNNVLEYLEEKRIRVKSADLDADED, from the exons ATGAAGGTGTTCCGGCTGCGTCTGGtcaagctgctgctgctcggaTTCCTGCTGGCCAATCTGGTGTTCCTCTATTACACGTGGAACACGCTGCTCTGGCGGCGGATAAGTACGGCTCTGTCCGGAGAGTCCCTGCCGGCAGAGGAACCGCCAAAGGCCGCCAAACTGTCGCCCAAGGAGAAGCTGCGCAATGCCAACAAACACATACGCAAGTCCATCACCATCGTGTTCTATGGCCACTACAACTTCGAGCAGGATCTGAAGGCATCGATCGACAGCATCCTGGACGTGATACCCAACATGCCCATCCTGGTGCTCCAGGATGGCGGTGCCGAGTACGCTTATCCGCCGGTCAACTACGAGCGGAACCTTACCGCCGGCGAGGAGCGCACCGTGCTGTTCCAGAGTCTGTCCTTCGATGTGCGGCGCACGAGGCAGGAGCTAAATCCCTTGGCCTCCATTCGGACCAAGTACGTCCTCATCATGCCGGACGGCGTGCGGTTAAGCAGCAAGAACATCCTGCAGAAGATTTTGCGCGAGATCAACTCCATGGGTCTGCCGGGTCAGCCCAAGGAGCAGCGACCTCCGGTGCCGCCGGAGCAGTTGGTGCGACGCATGGTGCTAGTACCCTTCGCCGGCAATCTGAAGTCCTTCAGCAGCTGCATCAAGATGAACCTGGATCTGCCCGACTGGACACTggagctggtggccaccaatGATACGAGACGATGTGATTTG TTTCTGCAGAAGCACGCGATCCTGTTGGATGCAGCTGCTCTGGGAGCCATGCCCGAGCCCTTCTCCCTGCCCTTTCCGGAAATGCTCTATATGCAGGCCAAGATAGCCAATCTCTCG ACAACGGTGTTCCCGCAAGCCTTTCAGGAGGGACGGCGTCTGTTCGCCTCCTTCCACACCAAACAGCGGAGGATGGACCTGCGCCGTCGCCAGTTCCGTGAGATGTACAAGAAACTGCAGATCAAGCGGATCGTGAGAAGGGCATACAGGGTGCCAGGAAAGGCTCAGGCCCGGGAGGTGTGGGGTCAGGGACACGGCTTGGTCCTGGACGGCCAGTTCTCGTCCTCGAACACCTCGCTGCCCCTGATCACCGACATCGATCTGTTCGGCTGCGAACGGACCACCAAGTCCTGCATAGGCAGTGTGTATAACGAGAGACCCTACTACTCTTACCTGGGCAAGCACACGCCACCCTGCTGCCTGGACAAGCTGAGGACAACCTTCAACCATGTGCTGGAGGAGTTCGAGAACGTGGGCATACGCTACTGGCTGGACAACCGAGCCCTGCAGAGTGCGATCGAAACCAATCACCTGTCTCCGGATGCCTACGACATCGACATTAGCTTCAATGTCCAGGACCTGGAGCGATCCAATGCGATGAAGAAGTCGCAGAGCAAGCCCTACGTGGACAACGAGGGATTCTATTGGATTAAGGCCACCGATGGCCATCATTTCCGCGTCCAGTTCTCCAAGCCCAACCAGGTGGGCGTCAACCTTTTGCCCTATTCCATCAGTGGAACGGAGGCGAAGGCCAGTGGCTTCTTCGGCTGGAAGGCCAGAAGCTTCTCGGCGGACTACCTGCATCCGATGTCCACGGTGCTCTTTCTGGGCAAGAGCGTTATGTGCCCAAACAATGTACTGGAGTATCTGGAGGAGAAGCGCATCCGGGTGAAGTCCGCCGACTTGGATGCGGATGAGGATTGA
- the LOC117137229 gene encoding dynein intermediate chain 2, ciliary isoform X2 has product MATKPGKGDGKQVKGKRTSKNKTDGPGGGGGDADDFDAWMKSRQLLKPDDQLDLTEAELGEEITKVLTPTNTNIVRNLVVYSFKEGEFVLAPVPGNTVTLIAFAGNSLHVDSEEGRRQIEESDEIGYPLPMPNYTVVEQRETDNVDGEEGEGEEDDDGATAKDAAAEDEDVEEEDDEEAKGTEGDEGEGEGEGEGAAARQEDDEPAQQAAAVSSKKRKLINQFNYCERGALTYTNPKRNVDTQTIPPPRSQFGGNVLQWVIYDSYMENFAESQKDGTKKEDRKRGKREKKFRDKSAIAEQLNKKYLKCWQILERMINQNIYDDIAHDYRYWEDPADEFREGEGNLLPLWKFQYDKTKKMNVTDILFNPSYYDLFAVCFGSHDFMKQTNEGYLCLFTVKNPSFPDYIIQTDCGVMCCDIHPTYPFLAVIGLYDGNVAVYNLREDCKEPLYVSRGVNCKHGECVWQIKWGLDMADGEVNFFSVSSDGRVFNWILMQNKLWVTTIITLYRENGLVDGPDGTKVTLKSGGSCMVFHPVDNKVFLVGTECGYIYKCSTAFSSKYLMTYYAHNMSVYRIDFNRFNSNIFVSCGADWMVKVWEDMRPDPLFIFDLGAAVGDVKWAPYSSTVFAAVTTEGKVHVFDLNVNKYKAICIQAVVPKRKNKLTRLSFNEKLAFIVVGDEKGVTTSLKLSPNLRMMVKPPKKQLYLDQNTLQIGKLEKLLSLVRELPEGSNVVPDAATTVRS; this is encoded by the exons ATGGCCACAAAACCGGGAAAAGGCGACGGCAAGCAGGTGAAGGGGAAA AGGACCTCCAAGAACAAAACAGATGGCCCcggcggtggtggcggcgATGCCGATGACTTCGATGCCTGGATGAAGTCGCGCCAGCTGCTCAAGCCCGATGACCAGCTCGATCTCACCGAGGCGGAACTGGGCGAGGAGATCACCAAGGTGCTGACTCCCACCAACACCAACATCGTTCGCAATCTCGTGGTCTACAGCTTCAAGGAGGGCGAGTTCGTTCTGGCTCCGGTGCCCGGCAACACGGTCACCCTAATCGCCTTTGCCGGCAACTCACTTCACGTGGATTCCGAAGAGGGTCGCCGTCAAATCGAGGAGTCCGACGAGATTGGCTACCCACTGCCCATGCCCAACTACACCGTGGTGGAGCAGCGCGAAACGGATAACGTCGACGGTGAGGAGGGAGAGGGCGAGGAGGATGATGATGGCGCCAC CGCAAAGGACGCAGCCGCAGAAGACGAGGATgtcgaggaggaggacgacgaggaggCCAAGGGCACCGAGGGCGACGAGGGCGAGGGCGAAGGCGAGGGAGAGGGTGCTGCTGCCCGCCAGGAGGACGATGAGCCCGCCCAGCAAGCGGCGGCCGTTTCATCCAAGAAACGCAAGCTAATCAACCAGTTCAACTACTGCGAACGAGGTGCCCTCACCTACACAAATCCTAAAAGG AATGTAGACACCCAGACCATACCCCCACCCCGTTCCCAGTTTGGGGGCAATGTGCTGCAGTGGGTCATCTATGATTCCTATATGGAGAACTTTGCGGAGTCCCAGAAGGACGGCACCAAGAAGGAGGATCGCAAGCGCGGCAAGAGGGAGAAGAAGTTCCGGGACAAGTCGGCCATCGCCGAGCAGCTCAACAAGAAGTATCTCAAGTGCTGGCAGATACTCGAGCGTATGATCAATCAGAATATCTACGATGACATCGCCCACGACTATCGCTACTGGGAGGATCCGGCCGATGAGTTTCGCGAGGGTGAGGGCAATCTGCTGCCACTCTGGAAGTTCCAGTACGACAAGACCAAGAAGATGAACGTCACCGACATTCTGTTCAATCCGAGCTACTATGATCTCTTCGCCGTCTGTTTCGGATCTc ATGACTTCATGAAGCAGACCAACGAGGGTTACTTGTGTCTGTTCACTGTTAAGAATCCCTCATTCCCGGACTACATAA TTCAAACCGACTGTGGGGTCATGTGCTGTGACATCCATCCAACGTATCCTTTTCTGGCCGTGATCGGTCTCTACGACGGCAATGTGGCCGTCTACAATCTGCGCGAGGACTGCAAGGAGCCACTTTACGTGTCCAGAGGAGTCAACTGCAAGCACGGCGAGTGCGTGTGGCAGATCAAGTGGGGTCTGGACATGGCCGATGGCGAGGTGAACTTCTTTTCGGTGTCCTCCGATGGACGCGTCTTCAACTGGATACTCATGCAGAACAAACTGTGggtcaccaccatcatcacATTGTACCGCGAAAATGGACTGGTGGACGGTCCAGATGGCACGAAGGTCACGCTGAAGAGCGGAGGATCCTGCATGGTGTTCCATCCAGTGGATAACAAGGTATTCCTGGTGGGCACCGAGTGTGGCTACATCTACAAGTGCAGCACGGCGTTCAGCTCCAAGTACCTGATGACCTACTATGCCCACAACATGTCCGTCTATCGCATTGACTTCAACCGCTTCAACAGCAACATCTTCGTGTCCTGTGGCGCCGACTGGATGGTTAAGGTGTGGGAGGATATGCGTCCAGATCCGCTCTTCATTTTCGATCTGGGTGCTGCAGTGGGCGATGTCAAGTGGGCTCCTTACTCTAGCACCGTCTTCGCAGCGGTGACCACCGAGGGCAAGGTCCACGTTTTCGACCTAAATGTAAATAAGTACAAGGCCATCTGCATCCAGGCTGTGGTGCCCAAGCGGAAGAACAAACTCACCAGGTTATCCTTCAACGAGAAGCTTGCCTTCATTGTGGTGGGCGATGAGAA GGGCGTCACCACTTCGCTGAAGCTATCGCCCAATCTCCGGATGATGGTCAAGCCGCCGAAGAAGCAGCTGTATCTAGACCAGAACACCCTGCAGATTGGCAAGCTGGAGAAGCTGCTCTCCCTGGTGCGGGAACTTCCGGAAGGTTCAAATGTGGTGCCCGATGCAGCCACAACCGTGCGAAGTTAA
- the LOC117137229 gene encoding dynein intermediate chain 2, ciliary isoform X1, protein MATKPGKGDGKQVKGKLRTSKNKTDGPGGGGGDADDFDAWMKSRQLLKPDDQLDLTEAELGEEITKVLTPTNTNIVRNLVVYSFKEGEFVLAPVPGNTVTLIAFAGNSLHVDSEEGRRQIEESDEIGYPLPMPNYTVVEQRETDNVDGEEGEGEEDDDGATAKDAAAEDEDVEEEDDEEAKGTEGDEGEGEGEGEGAAARQEDDEPAQQAAAVSSKKRKLINQFNYCERGALTYTNPKRNVDTQTIPPPRSQFGGNVLQWVIYDSYMENFAESQKDGTKKEDRKRGKREKKFRDKSAIAEQLNKKYLKCWQILERMINQNIYDDIAHDYRYWEDPADEFREGEGNLLPLWKFQYDKTKKMNVTDILFNPSYYDLFAVCFGSHDFMKQTNEGYLCLFTVKNPSFPDYIIQTDCGVMCCDIHPTYPFLAVIGLYDGNVAVYNLREDCKEPLYVSRGVNCKHGECVWQIKWGLDMADGEVNFFSVSSDGRVFNWILMQNKLWVTTIITLYRENGLVDGPDGTKVTLKSGGSCMVFHPVDNKVFLVGTECGYIYKCSTAFSSKYLMTYYAHNMSVYRIDFNRFNSNIFVSCGADWMVKVWEDMRPDPLFIFDLGAAVGDVKWAPYSSTVFAAVTTEGKVHVFDLNVNKYKAICIQAVVPKRKNKLTRLSFNEKLAFIVVGDEKGVTTSLKLSPNLRMMVKPPKKQLYLDQNTLQIGKLEKLLSLVRELPEGSNVVPDAATTVRS, encoded by the exons ATGGCCACAAAACCGGGAAAAGGCGACGGCAAGCAGGTGAAGGGGAAA CTGAGGACCTCCAAGAACAAAACAGATGGCCCcggcggtggtggcggcgATGCCGATGACTTCGATGCCTGGATGAAGTCGCGCCAGCTGCTCAAGCCCGATGACCAGCTCGATCTCACCGAGGCGGAACTGGGCGAGGAGATCACCAAGGTGCTGACTCCCACCAACACCAACATCGTTCGCAATCTCGTGGTCTACAGCTTCAAGGAGGGCGAGTTCGTTCTGGCTCCGGTGCCCGGCAACACGGTCACCCTAATCGCCTTTGCCGGCAACTCACTTCACGTGGATTCCGAAGAGGGTCGCCGTCAAATCGAGGAGTCCGACGAGATTGGCTACCCACTGCCCATGCCCAACTACACCGTGGTGGAGCAGCGCGAAACGGATAACGTCGACGGTGAGGAGGGAGAGGGCGAGGAGGATGATGATGGCGCCAC CGCAAAGGACGCAGCCGCAGAAGACGAGGATgtcgaggaggaggacgacgaggaggCCAAGGGCACCGAGGGCGACGAGGGCGAGGGCGAAGGCGAGGGAGAGGGTGCTGCTGCCCGCCAGGAGGACGATGAGCCCGCCCAGCAAGCGGCGGCCGTTTCATCCAAGAAACGCAAGCTAATCAACCAGTTCAACTACTGCGAACGAGGTGCCCTCACCTACACAAATCCTAAAAGG AATGTAGACACCCAGACCATACCCCCACCCCGTTCCCAGTTTGGGGGCAATGTGCTGCAGTGGGTCATCTATGATTCCTATATGGAGAACTTTGCGGAGTCCCAGAAGGACGGCACCAAGAAGGAGGATCGCAAGCGCGGCAAGAGGGAGAAGAAGTTCCGGGACAAGTCGGCCATCGCCGAGCAGCTCAACAAGAAGTATCTCAAGTGCTGGCAGATACTCGAGCGTATGATCAATCAGAATATCTACGATGACATCGCCCACGACTATCGCTACTGGGAGGATCCGGCCGATGAGTTTCGCGAGGGTGAGGGCAATCTGCTGCCACTCTGGAAGTTCCAGTACGACAAGACCAAGAAGATGAACGTCACCGACATTCTGTTCAATCCGAGCTACTATGATCTCTTCGCCGTCTGTTTCGGATCTc ATGACTTCATGAAGCAGACCAACGAGGGTTACTTGTGTCTGTTCACTGTTAAGAATCCCTCATTCCCGGACTACATAA TTCAAACCGACTGTGGGGTCATGTGCTGTGACATCCATCCAACGTATCCTTTTCTGGCCGTGATCGGTCTCTACGACGGCAATGTGGCCGTCTACAATCTGCGCGAGGACTGCAAGGAGCCACTTTACGTGTCCAGAGGAGTCAACTGCAAGCACGGCGAGTGCGTGTGGCAGATCAAGTGGGGTCTGGACATGGCCGATGGCGAGGTGAACTTCTTTTCGGTGTCCTCCGATGGACGCGTCTTCAACTGGATACTCATGCAGAACAAACTGTGggtcaccaccatcatcacATTGTACCGCGAAAATGGACTGGTGGACGGTCCAGATGGCACGAAGGTCACGCTGAAGAGCGGAGGATCCTGCATGGTGTTCCATCCAGTGGATAACAAGGTATTCCTGGTGGGCACCGAGTGTGGCTACATCTACAAGTGCAGCACGGCGTTCAGCTCCAAGTACCTGATGACCTACTATGCCCACAACATGTCCGTCTATCGCATTGACTTCAACCGCTTCAACAGCAACATCTTCGTGTCCTGTGGCGCCGACTGGATGGTTAAGGTGTGGGAGGATATGCGTCCAGATCCGCTCTTCATTTTCGATCTGGGTGCTGCAGTGGGCGATGTCAAGTGGGCTCCTTACTCTAGCACCGTCTTCGCAGCGGTGACCACCGAGGGCAAGGTCCACGTTTTCGACCTAAATGTAAATAAGTACAAGGCCATCTGCATCCAGGCTGTGGTGCCCAAGCGGAAGAACAAACTCACCAGGTTATCCTTCAACGAGAAGCTTGCCTTCATTGTGGTGGGCGATGAGAA GGGCGTCACCACTTCGCTGAAGCTATCGCCCAATCTCCGGATGATGGTCAAGCCGCCGAAGAAGCAGCTGTATCTAGACCAGAACACCCTGCAGATTGGCAAGCTGGAGAAGCTGCTCTCCCTGGTGCGGGAACTTCCGGAAGGTTCAAATGTGGTGCCCGATGCAGCCACAACCGTGCGAAGTTAA
- the LOC117137232 gene encoding uncharacterized protein LOC117137232, translating into MCKYVLIAALAVMCSSVRVQATLHDLPGVFDFSNVDLVNFQYFKNLASQDPRTAATANPLLVHFQKKKAVLDYLDRLFFGNSPFQQPSEIPFDPHFGRSWRPVYERKFGYRGERLIAALGSGYSVPQLRHFGAIPREYGTPHYPS; encoded by the exons ATGTGCAAATACGTCTTAATTGCTGCACTGGCCGTAATG TGCTCCTCGGTGCGAGTCCAAGCCACGCTGCACGATCTGCCCGGGGTCTTTGACTTCTCCAACGTGGATCTGGTGAACTTCCAGTACTTCAAGAACCTGGCATCGCAGGATCCGCgcaccgccgccaccgccaATCCACTTCTGGTGCACTTTCAGAAGAAGAAGGCGGTGCTGGACTATCTGGACCGCTTGTTCTTCGGCAACTCTCCGTTCCAGCAGCCCAGCGAGATCCCCTTCGATCCGCACTTCGGTCGCTCCTGGCGTCCGGTTTACGAGCGGAAGTTTGGCTATCGCGGCGAGCGCCTCATTGCTGCCCTGGGATCGGGGTATTCGGTGCCACAACTGCGCCACTTTGGAGCCATTCCCCGCGAGTATGGCACACCGCACTATCCCAGTTGA